In a genomic window of Streptomyces sp. NBC_01231:
- a CDS encoding VOC family protein, which produces MTVQLNHTIVAAHDKHASARFLADILGLDVSSQYGPFIPVQIPNGVTLDYVDTPGPITPQHYAFLVSEPDFDTILDRVQQAGLTHWADPFHHRAGEINHNDGGRGAYFDDPNGHNLEILTRPYGSGG; this is translated from the coding sequence ATGACAGTTCAGCTCAACCACACCATCGTCGCCGCGCACGACAAGCACGCCTCGGCCCGGTTCCTCGCCGACATCCTGGGCCTGGACGTGAGCTCCCAGTACGGTCCCTTCATCCCGGTCCAGATCCCGAACGGCGTGACCCTCGACTACGTGGACACGCCCGGCCCGATCACCCCGCAGCACTACGCGTTCCTGGTCTCCGAACCCGACTTCGACACCATCCTCGACCGCGTCCAGCAGGCCGGCCTGACGCACTGGGCGGACCCGTTCCATCACCGGGCCGGCGAGATCAACCACAACGACGGCGGCCGAGGCGCGTACTTCGACGACCCGAACGGCCACAACCTGGAGATACTCACGCGGCCTTACGGGAGCGGTGGTTGA
- a CDS encoding GNAT family N-acetyltransferase, with protein MRPAESADLEAIVELRAVVMRPDLERLGRFDEHRVRQRLRDAFSPQHTSVVLADGVLAGCVALRPAKDGHWLEHFYLAPDVQGRGLGSAVLRTLLDRTDADGLLVRLNVLQGSAAQRLYERHGFNVEVEDPVDIFMVRLPGAGARGR; from the coding sequence ATGCGCCCAGCGGAATCGGCGGATCTCGAGGCGATCGTGGAGCTGCGGGCCGTCGTGATGCGCCCGGACCTGGAGCGGCTGGGCCGGTTCGACGAGCACCGGGTCCGGCAGCGGCTGCGGGACGCCTTCTCCCCGCAGCACACCTCTGTCGTCCTGGCTGATGGTGTCCTGGCGGGCTGCGTCGCATTGCGACCGGCGAAGGACGGGCACTGGCTGGAGCACTTCTATCTCGCCCCAGACGTCCAGGGCCGAGGACTCGGTTCGGCCGTCCTGCGAACCCTGCTGGACCGGACCGACGCCGACGGCCTGCTCGTCCGCCTGAACGTCTTGCAGGGCAGCGCAGCCCAACGACTGTACGAGCGCCACGGGTTCAACGTGGAAGTCGAGGATCCGGTGGACATCTTCATGGTGCGACTGCCGGGCGCGGGCGCGCGAGGAAGGTGA